A part of Planococcus sp. MB-3u-03 genomic DNA contains:
- a CDS encoding winged helix-turn-helix transcriptional regulator, which yields MKSQEICPRFEAAISLLGQRWTGLIIHQLMAEPKRFGQLTEEIGISGRLLSERLKTLEGDGLVERTVHPETPVRIEYSLTEKGASLQPVMKEIERWSQNWIEPAKTAESTS from the coding sequence ATGAAAAGCCAGGAAATTTGCCCACGGTTTGAAGCAGCTATTTCCTTATTGGGACAGCGTTGGACAGGGCTGATCATCCATCAATTGATGGCCGAACCCAAGCGCTTTGGCCAATTGACGGAAGAAATCGGGATCAGCGGCCGCCTCCTTTCTGAACGGCTGAAAACCTTAGAAGGAGACGGTTTGGTCGAACGCACCGTCCACCCCGAGACCCCCGTACGTATTGAATATTCGTTGACCGAAAAAGGTGCTTCGCTGCAGCCGGTCATGAAGGAAATCGAACGTTGGTCACAAAATTGGATAGAACCTGCAAAGACGGCGGAAAGCACTTCATGA
- a CDS encoding NUDIX hydrolase yields the protein MEMANWKGAAGVCVNERNEILLVLMKAPEEDSKWSVPASGMEAGETLEQCCEREFEEVTGLTVKAGEILKTRDGNYEDAAVSFDLHYFRVEVTGGELIIPKDDFLIEDIAWKSITDIEKLELAYPDDLELFKSLIAA from the coding sequence ATGGAAATGGCGAATTGGAAAGGCGCTGCTGGCGTCTGTGTAAACGAGCGGAACGAAATTTTATTGGTGCTCATGAAAGCACCGGAAGAAGACAGCAAATGGTCGGTTCCCGCAAGCGGCATGGAAGCGGGCGAGACGCTTGAACAATGCTGTGAACGTGAGTTTGAGGAAGTGACGGGGCTAACGGTCAAGGCAGGGGAAATCTTGAAGACACGGGACGGCAATTATGAAGATGCTGCCGTGTCATTTGATCTGCATTATTTTCGGGTCGAAGTGACAGGCGGCGAATTAATCATCCCGAAAGATGATTTCTTAATCGAGGACATCGCCTGGAAATCCATCACAGACATCGAAAAATTGGAGCTTGCCTATCCGGATGATTTGGAGCTTTTCAAGTCTCTTATTGCAGCTTGA
- a CDS encoding AI-2E family transporter, which translates to MTNKLWFQAGVGIILTLVIIRLFIEVQGIFDPLFIIAGTIFVPLLLGGVLFYLTRPLLYFLENRKFPKWSAILIIVLLIVLVFYLLFAMVGPMVTKQVNSLVDNAPGIINDVEDYTQYLLAQRDRLPDSLEEQINDMSGQIGDRIGDIGGWVVSFLTSFISGVITLVLVPFFLIYLLIDHRKFVPFISGFFSGQRKLWVIKTLKDIDHTLRSYIQGQLFVSFLVGIMLLIGYLIIGLEYALLLALIGMATNVIPFLGPYIAVIPAMLIALVQDPIMAVYVAIIMLIAQQIESNFITPNVMGNALDVHPLTVITLILAAGNIAGIWGIILAIPFYAVVKTIVKNIYARRQEIRSTATREV; encoded by the coding sequence GTGACAAATAAATTGTGGTTTCAAGCAGGCGTCGGAATTATCCTGACACTGGTCATCATTCGTTTATTCATCGAAGTCCAGGGGATTTTCGACCCGCTGTTCATCATTGCGGGAACGATTTTCGTACCGCTGCTTCTTGGGGGCGTCTTGTTTTATCTAACGCGCCCGCTGCTGTATTTTTTGGAGAATCGCAAATTCCCGAAATGGTCCGCCATCCTGATCATTGTGCTTTTGATCGTATTGGTCTTTTATCTATTATTTGCAATGGTTGGGCCGATGGTAACCAAGCAAGTCAACTCGCTTGTCGACAACGCGCCAGGCATTATCAACGACGTCGAGGATTATACGCAGTACTTACTCGCTCAACGCGACCGCTTGCCGGATTCGTTAGAAGAGCAGATCAATGATATGAGCGGCCAAATCGGCGACCGCATTGGCGATATCGGCGGCTGGGTCGTATCGTTCCTCACGAGTTTCATATCAGGCGTCATCACGCTCGTGCTTGTGCCGTTCTTCTTGATTTACCTATTGATCGACCATCGGAAATTCGTGCCGTTCATTTCCGGGTTTTTCAGTGGACAGCGCAAGCTATGGGTCATCAAGACCTTGAAAGACATTGACCATACCTTGCGTTCGTATATTCAAGGCCAGCTATTCGTCAGCTTTTTGGTCGGAATCATGTTGTTAATCGGCTATTTGATTATCGGCCTTGAGTATGCTTTATTATTGGCATTGATTGGCATGGCAACAAATGTTATTCCATTCCTTGGGCCATACATTGCCGTCATTCCGGCAATGTTGATTGCATTGGTGCAGGACCCGATCATGGCGGTTTATGTCGCCATCATCATGTTGATTGCACAACAGATCGAGAGTAATTTCATCACGCCGAACGTCATGGGCAACGCACTCGATGTCCACCCGCTGACAGTCATCACGTTGATCCTAGCAGCCGGGAACATCGCGGGCATTTGGGGAATCATCCTTGCGATTCCGTTTTATGCGGTTGTCAAAACGATCGTCAAAAACATTTACGCAAGGCGCCAAGAAATCCGTTCGACTGCCACAAGAGAAGTTTAA
- a CDS encoding MarR family winged helix-turn-helix transcriptional regulator has protein sequence MDMRIKEAVELFQEVLFYGTERVIRSVDNPLWEEFSPEQMQSLKLIGKEGQITSARLAVLQGVHKSAVSNRTKKLLQKELIQVVQTADRREKLLELTDAGKSVLEESDKILAEYLEKLMSEQVDEQEIEQFLVIFRKLSAIMKTDGV, from the coding sequence ATGGATATGCGCATCAAAGAAGCGGTTGAATTGTTTCAGGAAGTTTTGTTTTACGGGACAGAGCGGGTCATCCGTTCAGTGGACAATCCGTTATGGGAAGAGTTTTCCCCTGAGCAGATGCAATCGCTGAAACTCATCGGCAAAGAAGGCCAAATCACATCGGCAAGGCTTGCGGTGCTGCAAGGTGTCCATAAAAGCGCCGTCTCGAACCGGACAAAAAAACTATTGCAAAAAGAATTGATTCAAGTGGTCCAGACGGCAGACCGGCGGGAAAAGCTGCTTGAATTGACCGATGCCGGAAAATCGGTCCTCGAGGAGTCGGATAAAATTCTGGCGGAGTACTTGGAAAAGCTGATGTCAGAACAAGTCGACGAGCAAGAGATCGAGCAATTCCTGGTGATTTTCAGAAAGCTCAGCGCAATCATGAAAACGGATGGAGTGTAA
- a CDS encoding DUF368 domain-containing protein — MEWKNIYRGILMGISDLIPGVSGGTIAFILGIYDRLLESISGFFSREWKKQLGFLVPLGMGIVITLLLFSRFIEFLLENHYEATQFFFMGLILGVLPYIMKQAEVKKNFTARHLVILLVIGAALASMAFIQTDDNVAPITELSLPTFFLLFFSGWIASMAMLLPGISGSFILLLIGVYSTAINALSTLNLPIVLAIGAGVMVGFVVSSKAISYLLEHFTYVTYAAIIGLILGSLFVVFPGFAADPMTLVTSLITFTIGLLFTLWFSSPKKTDITSEHNVEA, encoded by the coding sequence ATGGAATGGAAAAATATATACCGCGGTATTTTGATGGGCATCAGCGATTTGATTCCGGGGGTCAGCGGAGGAACGATTGCCTTTATCCTTGGCATTTATGATCGCCTGCTTGAATCGATCAGCGGCTTCTTCAGCCGCGAATGGAAAAAACAGTTGGGCTTTCTCGTGCCTCTTGGCATGGGGATCGTCATTACCTTATTATTGTTCAGCCGCTTTATCGAATTTTTGCTGGAAAACCATTACGAAGCGACGCAATTTTTCTTCATGGGGCTGATCCTTGGGGTCTTGCCTTATATCATGAAGCAAGCGGAAGTGAAAAAGAATTTCACGGCGCGCCATTTGGTCATCTTGCTGGTCATCGGGGCAGCGCTTGCTTCCATGGCATTTATCCAGACCGATGATAATGTAGCGCCGATTACGGAATTGAGCTTGCCAACGTTCTTCCTGCTATTTTTCTCTGGCTGGATCGCGAGCATGGCGATGCTGTTGCCTGGCATTAGCGGCTCGTTCATCCTGTTGTTGATCGGTGTTTATTCGACGGCCATCAACGCCTTGTCGACATTGAATTTGCCGATCGTCCTGGCAATCGGTGCCGGCGTCATGGTCGGGTTTGTCGTCTCAAGTAAAGCGATCAGCTATTTGCTGGAGCATTTTACGTATGTGACGTATGCGGCCATCATCGGCTTGATTCTTGGCTCGCTGTTTGTCGTATTCCCTGGCTTTGCAGCCGATCCGATGACTTTAGTGACTAGCCTGATCACGTTCACGATTGGCTTATTGTTTACGCTGTGGTTTAGTTCGCCGAAGAAAACCGATATTACAAGCGAACACAATGTAGAAGCTTAA
- a CDS encoding magnesium transporter CorA family protein, which translates to MPRHQFANAVWQEENAMEAADFRQLLTDNPKLQQWIDQSKNLTVNILHADTSQLGKEVLWGSLIYKQSRHARDAQDVFHFYVSPELLVTSTLDFEEDLDMPRHLMIQQMGNAESPIEVMMILLGGMVGSVLHKIDGFEERLHQLLWNIKEHNNRQTLESIEEVRHEILLWKHLIMGFREISMAVEETFGEGVRERREYKRTSRRIDRCVMLVESYEDEIRNMVDMENVVANYRGNEIVKTLTVLTTLFTPVMAWGALWGMNFRIMPELELRYGYVLSIAVILTSTFLLYLYFKQKGWTGDILRSIDNKGKEKQRQD; encoded by the coding sequence ATGCCGCGACATCAATTTGCGAATGCAGTGTGGCAAGAGGAGAACGCGATGGAGGCGGCGGATTTCCGCCAATTGCTCACAGATAATCCGAAGCTTCAGCAATGGATTGATCAATCGAAAAATTTAACCGTCAATATTCTTCATGCCGACACTTCCCAGCTCGGCAAGGAAGTCTTATGGGGCTCATTGATTTATAAGCAAAGCCGTCATGCACGGGACGCCCAGGACGTCTTTCATTTTTATGTATCTCCGGAACTATTGGTGACCAGCACGCTTGATTTCGAGGAAGACTTGGATATGCCAAGGCATTTGATGATCCAGCAGATGGGAAATGCGGAATCGCCGATTGAAGTGATGATGATTTTGCTCGGGGGAATGGTCGGTTCGGTTTTGCATAAAATCGACGGCTTTGAAGAGCGGCTCCATCAATTGCTGTGGAATATCAAAGAACACAATAACCGCCAAACCCTGGAAAGCATCGAAGAAGTGCGGCACGAGATATTGTTATGGAAGCACTTGATCATGGGATTCCGGGAAATCAGTATGGCGGTTGAAGAGACCTTTGGCGAAGGTGTTCGTGAGCGGAGAGAGTACAAGCGGACCTCTAGGCGAATCGATCGCTGTGTCATGCTCGTTGAATCGTACGAAGACGAAATTCGCAATATGGTCGATATGGAAAATGTCGTCGCCAATTATCGAGGCAATGAAATCGTCAAAACACTCACCGTCTTGACCACCTTGTTTACGCCGGTTATGGCCTGGGGTGCCTTATGGGGAATGAATTTCCGCATAATGCCGGAGCTTGAGTTGAGGTATGGTTATGTGCTGTCAATTGCTGTCATCTTGACTTCCACGTTCTTACTGTATTTGTATTTCAAGCAAAAAGGCTGGACAGGAGATATTCTCCGCTCGATCGACAACAAAGGCAAAGAAAAACAAAGGCAGGACTGA
- a CDS encoding GNAT family N-acetyltransferase — protein MPMEIREIEDLREVDAIYLVEESESEGYRFLRRLVDQYEDGSNRFDQQGEVLYGVFDPHGKLFAIGGLNRDPYSTKEGIGRLRRIYIADAVRREGIGTKLLQAIIDFAKGQFSELVVRTDSASADAFYRANGFSGDVGLPDVTHRLVLEQHAAKK, from the coding sequence ATGCCGATGGAAATCAGAGAAATCGAAGACTTGCGCGAAGTGGATGCTATATACCTTGTGGAAGAAAGTGAATCTGAAGGATACCGTTTCCTGAGGAGGCTCGTCGATCAATACGAGGACGGAAGCAATCGTTTCGACCAACAAGGGGAAGTATTATACGGTGTGTTCGACCCTCACGGCAAATTGTTCGCAATCGGTGGATTGAACCGGGACCCTTATTCCACGAAAGAAGGAATCGGCAGGCTGCGGCGTATTTATATTGCAGATGCTGTAAGAAGAGAAGGAATCGGAACGAAATTGCTGCAAGCGATCATCGATTTTGCCAAAGGCCAATTCAGTGAGCTTGTGGTGCGGACGGATTCCGCTTCAGCGGATGCCTTTTACCGTGCGAACGGTTTCTCGGGTGACGTCGGCTTGCCGGATGTCACGCACCGGCTCGTTCTGGAGCAGCACGCTGCAAAAAAATAA
- a CDS encoding GrpB family protein: MRKVIVTAYDERWPNAFEHAAAEILGMLESDCLDVQHIGSTAVPGLAAKPVIDLLVIVSDIEAIDRFEEDFRKLGYQAKGENGLPGRRYFERGGNERTHHVHCYEQGNPEVSRHLAFRDFLKANPQIAAAYGELKMKLAKQYPLDIEQYIKGKQAMVQEIEKKAMGEI; the protein is encoded by the coding sequence ATGCGCAAAGTGATTGTAACGGCGTATGATGAGAGATGGCCAAATGCGTTTGAACATGCCGCAGCAGAAATTCTCGGCATGCTCGAATCCGACTGCCTGGATGTGCAGCATATCGGCAGTACCGCAGTGCCGGGACTTGCGGCCAAGCCGGTGATTGATTTGCTCGTGATCGTTTCTGATATAGAAGCTATAGACCGCTTTGAGGAGGATTTCCGAAAGCTCGGCTATCAAGCCAAAGGCGAAAATGGGCTGCCGGGGAGACGTTATTTTGAACGCGGCGGCAATGAACGAACGCATCATGTCCATTGTTATGAACAAGGCAACCCTGAGGTTTCTCGCCATTTGGCATTTCGGGATTTCTTGAAAGCGAATCCGCAAATTGCCGCAGCATATGGTGAGTTGAAGATGAAGTTAGCGAAACAATACCCCTTGGACATCGAACAATACATAAAAGGAAAACAGGCGATGGTCCAGGAAATTGAGAAAAAGGCGATGGGAGAGATTTGA
- a CDS encoding VOC family protein has translation MNFHQKPVHYVESLTLKVLDLKGMSRFYTEVLGFETIEQKERETILGVGGEEILTLQYAPEFKAKAGRFAGLYHFAVLLPNRKELGKILLHLHEQRIPIGSSDHQVSEALYLSDPEGNGIEIYRDREPGEWEWRGDQVHMTVDPLDVQEVAQASNGEKWSGMPAGTVLGHIHLHVSDLQAAHDFYTGAIGFGLVANLGNQALFVSDGNYHHHIGLNIWNGTGIPALPDQTAGLAHYVIRVADEQAQNAMRDRLQAYGADIHVDGAALETADPSGNRIRILTA, from the coding sequence ATGAATTTTCATCAAAAGCCTGTGCATTATGTCGAAAGCCTAACATTGAAAGTGTTGGATTTGAAGGGAATGAGCCGTTTCTACACGGAGGTATTGGGGTTTGAGACCATCGAACAAAAGGAAAGGGAAACCATTCTCGGTGTGGGTGGGGAAGAGATACTGACTCTTCAATATGCGCCGGAGTTCAAGGCAAAGGCAGGGCGCTTTGCCGGATTGTATCATTTCGCGGTGCTATTACCGAACCGGAAAGAACTCGGTAAAATATTGCTCCATCTTCATGAGCAGCGGATTCCGATCGGTTCTTCCGATCATCAAGTGAGCGAAGCTTTGTACCTGTCGGATCCTGAAGGGAATGGCATCGAAATCTACCGCGACCGCGAACCCGGTGAATGGGAATGGCGCGGAGATCAAGTGCATATGACGGTCGATCCGCTCGATGTTCAGGAAGTTGCGCAAGCATCGAATGGCGAAAAATGGAGCGGCATGCCAGCGGGCACTGTGCTTGGGCATATCCATCTCCATGTTTCGGATCTCCAGGCAGCGCACGACTTCTATACCGGTGCGATCGGCTTCGGCCTGGTCGCGAATCTTGGCAATCAAGCGCTATTCGTCTCGGACGGAAACTATCACCATCATATCGGATTGAATATCTGGAACGGCACAGGCATTCCGGCTTTGCCGGATCAGACGGCAGGACTCGCGCATTACGTCATCCGTGTCGCAGATGAACAAGCACAAAATGCCATGCGCGACCGCTTGCAGGCATACGGCGCTGACATTCACGTGGACGGTGCGGCGTTGGAGACAGCTGACCCATCCGGCAACCGCATTCGCATTTTAACTGCATAA
- a CDS encoding undecaprenyl-diphosphate phosphatase, with amino-acid sequence MEQLWLTIKFLLLGLFQGLTEPIPISSSGHLLIAQYFLDVEIEGSNSTFALLVNSASLIAVLIIYREDIKRLIINGLKFFKEKTPETRRDFMFVVYLVVATIPAGIIGVLFQDVIDSYLSTIVTVGVTLVVTGLALWFIRNMRGQRKDGNMTMKDAIIIGGAQAVALIPGISRSGATIVAAMARGINQETALRFSFLLFIPVSLGGAVLSITDIINDDNLSTMAVPYIMAFIGSLVASYFSLKWFMNIMAKGQLKYFAIYCFIVGPLVVLAWFLLN; translated from the coding sequence ATGGAACAATTATGGCTTACAATTAAATTCTTGCTGCTGGGCCTATTCCAAGGGCTTACGGAACCAATCCCGATTTCTTCGAGCGGGCACTTGCTGATTGCGCAGTATTTCCTCGATGTCGAAATCGAAGGAAGCAATTCGACTTTTGCGTTGCTCGTCAATAGCGCGTCCCTGATCGCCGTCTTGATCATTTACCGCGAAGACATTAAACGGCTGATCATCAACGGCTTGAAATTTTTCAAAGAAAAAACGCCGGAAACACGGCGCGATTTCATGTTTGTCGTTTATTTGGTCGTCGCGACCATTCCAGCAGGCATCATCGGCGTCTTATTCCAGGATGTGATTGATTCCTACTTGTCGACGATCGTCACGGTCGGCGTCACCTTGGTGGTCACCGGTCTTGCCCTCTGGTTCATCCGCAATATGCGCGGCCAGCGTAAAGATGGCAATATGACGATGAAAGACGCCATCATCATCGGCGGCGCACAGGCCGTCGCTTTGATTCCAGGCATTAGCCGCAGCGGTGCCACGATTGTTGCCGCTATGGCACGGGGCATTAACCAAGAGACAGCGCTTCGCTTCTCCTTCCTGCTGTTCATCCCAGTCAGCTTGGGCGGGGCTGTACTGAGCATCACCGACATCATCAATGATGATAATTTGTCGACGATGGCGGTGCCGTATATCATGGCGTTTATCGGCTCTCTCGTCGCTTCGTACTTCTCGCTGAAATGGTTCATGAACATCATGGCAAAAGGCCAGCTGAAGTATTTTGCGATCTACTGCTTTATCGTCGGACCGCTCGTCGTGCTCGCTTGGTTCTTGTTGAACTAA
- a CDS encoding CAP-associated domain-containing protein, translating to MRVRKLFGILLLIVLLFFTRPVWEASVEEYVDLGFLDSVDEVIGNVTADTDVSKALDEAKYFTTRISHQLQAMVTESSAALPEAVAKPELSDTDSMVAVHNVTLGMSKEQAQQKVGLPLRLMENEYGTDWHSYHQDYQNYVLLSYDENGEVNGMFTNQDLISSTEGFSMDSTKAQVRELFGTPLTSLQKGRVQYILDSRDEYDLFETADSYTTVFYDVHEGDTVTAVQVIDKDLEEQRSEIYAEPSPEVKEGYEFLLFELTNSARIQRELPLLKWDGETMETARDHSQEMADERYFSHTNPDGQSPFDRMKEDGITFFIAGENLAYGQYSAVFAHEGLMNSMGHRENIVKPDFGYLGVGVAFNSDKQPYFTANFFNR from the coding sequence ATGCGTGTGCGGAAATTGTTTGGCATCCTGTTGCTCATAGTCTTGTTGTTTTTCACCCGCCCGGTATGGGAGGCGTCTGTCGAAGAATACGTCGACCTGGGCTTTTTGGACTCGGTGGATGAAGTGATCGGAAATGTAACAGCTGACACGGATGTTTCCAAAGCGCTCGATGAAGCCAAATATTTCACGACGCGCATCAGTCATCAACTGCAGGCGATGGTGACAGAAAGCTCAGCCGCCTTGCCTGAAGCGGTCGCAAAACCAGAGCTCTCGGATACGGATTCCATGGTGGCGGTCCATAATGTCACGCTTGGCATGAGCAAGGAGCAAGCCCAGCAAAAAGTCGGCTTGCCGTTGCGTCTAATGGAGAATGAATACGGAACCGATTGGCATAGCTACCATCAGGATTACCAGAATTATGTATTGTTGTCCTACGATGAGAACGGAGAGGTCAACGGCATGTTTACCAACCAGGATCTCATCTCTTCTACGGAAGGCTTCTCGATGGATTCGACCAAAGCACAAGTGCGTGAGTTGTTCGGGACACCGCTGACGAGCCTGCAAAAAGGGCGTGTGCAATATATTCTGGATTCGCGCGATGAGTACGATTTGTTTGAAACAGCGGATTCCTATACAACGGTTTTTTATGATGTTCACGAAGGGGATACGGTCACGGCGGTCCAAGTCATCGACAAGGATTTGGAAGAGCAGCGTAGCGAGATTTATGCGGAGCCGTCACCGGAAGTGAAGGAAGGCTATGAGTTTTTATTGTTCGAGCTGACCAATTCAGCGAGAATCCAGCGTGAGTTGCCGCTCTTGAAATGGGATGGTGAAACGATGGAGACGGCGCGTGACCATAGCCAGGAAATGGCGGACGAGCGTTATTTCAGCCATACCAACCCAGATGGCCAATCGCCTTTTGACCGCATGAAAGAAGATGGCATCACGTTCTTTATCGCCGGTGAAAACTTGGCGTACGGGCAGTATAGCGCCGTCTTCGCTCATGAAGGGCTCATGAACTCGATGGGCCACCGGGAAAACATCGTTAAGCCCGACTTCGGCTATCTCGGTGTCGGCGTTGCCTTCAACTCGGACAAGCAGCCATATTTTACGGCAAACTTCTTTAATCGCTAA
- the tatC gene encoding twin-arginine translocase subunit TatC gives MDPYGENNLISPLHKKKASEDPAGQEKQKADSGTEHETGDVLKEPTPGGGQKPPEEPEDRVETLVDHLGDLRKQLIKSSIVFLFFLLLVFSTLNFWFPYVVKGNDLVILGPLEVVKFYTSISATMALGLSLPFLIHFIWQFVKPGLEETEARFLGLYSPVMLLLFVFGVAFGYFIVNPLSYQFLIGLGAANFDVMISANEYVHFLIMTTIPLGLLFEMPILALFLSSIGVLTSGSMKKVRKWSYLGLAVVSALITPPDFLSQLLVLIPMAGLYEASIYVVKKMEARNERMEDTTV, from the coding sequence ATGGATCCGTACGGAGAAAACAATCTGATCAGTCCCTTGCATAAGAAAAAGGCGAGCGAAGATCCGGCGGGACAGGAAAAGCAGAAAGCCGACTCCGGAACGGAACATGAAACCGGAGACGTGTTAAAAGAGCCGACTCCGGGAGGGGGGCAAAAACCCCCTGAAGAGCCGGAAGACAGAGTGGAAACCTTAGTCGACCATTTGGGGGATTTGCGAAAACAATTGATTAAAAGTTCCATCGTTTTCCTATTCTTCCTATTGCTCGTATTTTCCACGCTGAATTTCTGGTTTCCTTATGTGGTGAAAGGCAATGATCTGGTGATTCTCGGTCCGCTCGAAGTCGTGAAATTCTATACGTCGATTTCCGCCACCATGGCGCTCGGCTTATCGCTGCCGTTTTTGATCCATTTCATCTGGCAGTTCGTCAAACCGGGACTTGAAGAAACCGAAGCCCGATTTCTCGGATTGTATTCGCCGGTCATGCTGTTATTGTTTGTATTCGGCGTCGCTTTTGGTTACTTTATCGTCAACCCGTTGAGCTATCAATTTTTGATTGGCCTCGGGGCAGCGAATTTTGATGTAATGATTTCAGCGAACGAGTATGTCCATTTCTTGATCATGACGACGATTCCGCTGGGCTTGTTGTTTGAAATGCCGATCTTGGCCTTGTTCTTGTCATCGATCGGTGTCTTGACCTCTGGATCGATGAAGAAAGTCCGGAAATGGTCGTATCTTGGCTTAGCGGTTGTCTCAGCTTTGATTACGCCACCGGATTTTCTGAGCCAGCTGCTGGTGTTGATTCCGATGGCAGGGCTTTACGAAGCCAGTATTTATGTGGTGAAGAAAATGGAAGCACGCAACGAACGCATGGAAGATACGACTGTATAA
- a CDS encoding NAD(P)H-dependent flavin oxidoreductase, with protein MISLNTEICRLLGIEYPIIQAGMAGGPTTAELVAEVSGAGGLGTLGAAYLTPGKLREDIVEIRKRTNKPFAVNLFAPVPKDDFSRIGEVKQALQPIYEELAIEEQGAEYRSPDHGEELFRICLEMNVPIISTAFGSLAPEHMASAKAQGVHIITMATTVGEAMEAQGKGADVIVAQGSEAGGHRGSFSFDRHPMGAQVGLMALLPQIADAVDVPVIAAGGIADGRGLVAALALGAQAVQVGTRFVGAKESGAHQAYKQAIFESDEESTVVTKSFSGRPARGIKNRFIEKFESAGTQPLPFPSHNTVTKEIRGAAAKAGNPQFMSLWAGQATRGMTQEEGAAEIVSSMMDQARALLR; from the coding sequence ATGATTTCATTAAATACAGAAATTTGCCGCTTGCTTGGGATCGAGTATCCAATCATCCAGGCAGGAATGGCAGGCGGCCCGACCACCGCTGAACTGGTGGCGGAAGTTTCCGGGGCAGGCGGCTTGGGGACACTCGGCGCTGCCTATTTGACACCTGGCAAGCTACGGGAAGATATTGTAGAGATACGCAAACGGACAAACAAGCCTTTTGCCGTCAATTTGTTCGCGCCCGTGCCGAAAGATGATTTCTCGCGCATTGGAGAAGTGAAACAAGCATTGCAGCCGATCTACGAAGAACTTGCGATTGAAGAGCAAGGCGCTGAATACCGCTCTCCAGATCACGGGGAAGAGCTGTTCCGCATTTGCCTTGAAATGAATGTGCCGATCATCAGCACGGCGTTCGGTTCATTGGCGCCTGAACATATGGCTTCTGCCAAAGCACAAGGCGTCCATATCATCACCATGGCGACGACTGTCGGCGAAGCGATGGAAGCGCAAGGCAAAGGAGCCGACGTTATCGTGGCACAAGGCAGCGAAGCAGGAGGGCACCGCGGCAGCTTTTCGTTCGATCGCCATCCAATGGGTGCACAGGTCGGCTTGATGGCACTGCTTCCACAAATTGCAGATGCGGTGGATGTGCCGGTCATTGCGGCTGGTGGCATCGCGGACGGGCGCGGGCTGGTAGCGGCGCTCGCGCTCGGGGCGCAAGCCGTTCAAGTCGGGACGCGTTTTGTTGGAGCGAAGGAATCGGGTGCGCATCAGGCATACAAGCAAGCAATCTTCGAAAGCGATGAAGAAAGCACCGTCGTGACCAAAAGTTTCTCGGGACGACCAGCGCGCGGTATCAAAAATCGTTTCATCGAAAAATTCGAATCCGCGGGAACCCAGCCGCTGCCATTTCCGTCTCATAATACAGTGACGAAAGAAATTCGCGGAGCAGCGGCAAAAGCCGGCAATCCGCAATTCATGTCGTTATGGGCAGGTCAGGCAACAAGAGGTATGACGCAGGAAGAAGGCGCGGCGGAAATCGTCTCTTCCATGATGGATCAAGCACGTGCGCTCTTGCGGTAA
- the tatA gene encoding twin-arginine translocase TatA/TatE family subunit, whose translation MGGLASIGVPGLIIILVIVLIIFGPKKLPEIGGAVGKTFSEFKRSTKGLMDDDDEDDKDKKDKKDTAETNKTESL comes from the coding sequence ATGGGTGGATTGGCTTCAATTGGTGTACCAGGATTGATTATCATCTTGGTTATCGTGCTGATTATTTTCGGGCCGAAAAAACTGCCGGAAATCGGCGGGGCCGTAGGCAAAACTTTCTCGGAATTCAAACGTTCGACGAAAGGGCTCATGGACGATGATGACGAAGACGATAAAGATAAAAAAGACAAAAAAGACACAGCAGAAACGAATAAAACCGAAAGTTTATGA